CTATTGCATTAATGGCCGGAATCTTGAGCAAATGGATCTATTCAACGACACTCCTGAGAATATGCAGAAAGCATTGAACGCTGTAATTTATCATTGGAAAGTATTTGCCCGTCGTTATAATGGAATCCCCAGTACTCAATTAAGTTTTGATTTAATTAATGAACCTCCCAAAATGAAAGATGAAACTCGTTACGTAGAAATTGTAAAAGCTATTGTTGAAGCTATTCGCGAAGAAGACCCTGAACGTTTAATAGTAGTGGATGGAAAAGATATCGGTCGAACACCGCTGTTTGGTATCGCGGATCTAGGATTAGTCCAAAGCACTCGAGGTTACGATCCGATGAGTGTGAGTCATTATACAGCCACCTGGGTGCCCAAAGAAGAATTTGAAACTTTTAACTTTCCAACTTGGCCAATCAAAGGAGACGATGGAAAGCTCTGGGATAAAGATGCACTGAAAGTAAAATTGATTGACTCTTGGCAGCCGTTAGTTGATAAGGGAGTTTCTGTTCATGTGGGAGAATGGGGTTGTTACAATAAAACTCCTCACAATGTTACACTTAGTTGGATGAGAGATATACTCTCGCTTTGGAAAGATGCTGGATGGGGTTACGCTATGTGGAATCTAAAAGGTGATTTTGGTGTTCTTAACAGCGGGCGAGCAGATGTTGAATATGAAAATTATAAAGGACACAAATTGGATCGTCAAATGCTTGAGCTTCTCAAGGAATTTTAAAGACAAAACTAAATTCTATTTTAGACAGCACAACAATCAAGTAAATGCTATACCTCATTCTTCTTGAAATAACATTCATAGTTTAATGATACTTCCCAATTGTTTATATTAAGAATGAAAATGAAAACAATCTGGTCAAAATGATCCAAACAAAAATCATTCTCGGTAACGAAAAATTATTTATACTGGAATCTTTTCCCAAATTCGAATTTCACATTTCTAAAGAAGTGAGGAATAAATACAATTTTAGCGATGAACTATTTTCGATAAACGGGAATGTAATTCTTGCTGATTTTCATGCTGTTAGGTTATTCGTCCAGAAATTAAATTCGAAAAGGGAAGTGAAAGATCATGTTGCAGCCGGTCATGTAAATGCCGCCGGTTTGATGGATGAGATTTATCATTACCTTTTCCGATTGTATGAAGTGAAAGTCAATCCCGGAGTTTTCAAAAAAGCACTCAATCATCTCAATGAAAATTTAGGCGAAGAGAAAACGCGCAAAGTCTTATTCGATTTTGTCTCTCAATTTCCGTCGATTGATATTTATAAAGGTCAAATCAGTTCGTTCGATTATCTAAATTCAATTACTGCCGATCGTTCAAATGCCGAAATTACACTTGAAGAGATGATCCTTCTCTTTGTTGCTAATTTCAATCCGGCAAATAAAAAACTGATTGAACTCTTTGACGAAAATTATCTGTCGGAAAAAGAGCTCTATAAAAAAGTAATTAACTCGCTCGATCTTTTTTTCAAGAATGAAAAAAAGTTTGGACCCGAGAATCAAGATATATTCACTCTCTTCAAAACTCCGATAATAAATAACCCAGATAATATTGAAGCTCAGCTCGATTTCATCCGCGAAAAATTTGGAATTCTGCTAGATGAAAAATTCTTAAAAAGAATTTTGAGCAGTAAAGATTTAATTAAAGAAGATTACTCTTTACAATTCGGCGGACCGGGCGGGGCACCTACAGTTGTTCCTCAATATAAAGGCGGACTTGATGCGGATTTTTTAACTCTTGGCAAATCCGGTTATAAGTACGCACTTGACAGCACAAAAGATTATAGCGAGCATGAAAATTTTACACAGGATACTAACTGGATGCCGAGAGTAGTTGTTATTGCAAAGAACAGTTATGTATGGTTAGACCAGCTTTCAAAAAAATATCAGCGGCAGATAAGAACTTTGGATCAGATTCCAGATGAAGAACTTGATCAACTTGCACGATGGAACTTTAACGGTCTCTGGTTAATTGGAATTTGGGAACGAAGCAGCGCATCAAAAAAAATAAAACATATCATGGGGAATATTGATGCTGTATCGTCGGCATATTCATTATACGATTATCAAATTGCTAACGATCTCGGCGGCGAATTCGCATACAATAATTTAAATGAGCGTGCACGCTCCCGCGGTATTCGTCTTGCAAGCGATATGGTTCCCAACCATACTGGAATATTTTCAAAATGGGTGATTGAACATCCCGAATATTATATTCAATCTTCATATCCTCCGTTCCCAAGTTATAGTTTTAACGGACCAGATCTTTCCGACGATCCGACTGTTCAATTAAGAATTGAAGACGGGTATTGGGAGAAGCGGGATGCGGCAGTTGTATTTCAGAGGATTGATATCCGCAATGGAGATGTAAGATATATTTATCACGGCAATGATGGAACGAACATGCCGTGGAATGATACAGCTCAGCTCAACATGATCCGCAAAGATGTTCGTGAAGCGGTGATACAAAAAATATTAGATGTCGCTCGCAAATTTTCAATTATCCGATTTGATGCTGCAATGACATTAGCGAAAAAACATTTCGCACGGTTGTGGTATCCGGAACCCGGACGAGGCGGCGATATTCCATCGCGTTCAGATTATGCAATGACGAGGGATGAATTTGATAAAACTTTTCCGGAAGAATTCTGGCGTGAGGTTGTTGACCGGATTAATATTGAAATGCCTGATACTCTTTTACTTGCAGAAGCATTCTGGCTCATGGAAGGTTACTTTGTCCGCACTCTTGGAATGCACCGCGTTTATAACAGCGCTTTCATGCATATGATGATGAAAGAGGAAAATTCAAAGTACCGAGATCTAATTTCCAATACTCTCGAGTTCGAACCGGAAATCTTAAAACGATACGTAAATTTTATGAGTAATCCGGATGAAGAAACTTCGATAAAACAATTTGGAACAGATGATAAATATTTTGGCGTATGCGCTTTGATGGTAACATTACCAGGCTTACCGATGTTTGCCCATGGACAGATTGAAGGATTTACAGAGAAATATGGAATGGAATATCAGCGCGCATATTATCATGAAGTTCCGAATCAATGGCTGGTAGATCGACATCAACGCGAAATATTTCCATTGATGAATAGGCGTTACTTATTCAGCCAGGTTGCAAATTTTTGGCTATTCGATTTTATTGATAATTACGGCGGCATCAATGAAAATGTTTTTGCATACACAAACAGTGAGCGGGGTGAACGCGCACTTATTTTCTACAACAATAAATATGAATTTGCTTCCGGAAAAATATTTTCTTCATCGCGCAAGCTGATGAACAACTACGGCGGTCAAGGAATTGAAACGAAAACTATTTCGGAAGTATTGAAAATTAATCCGTCGCCAAAACATTTTTACATTTTCCGTGAGCACATTTCTAATCTGCAATATATCAAAACCGGAAATGATATTGGGCAGAATGGATTTTATA
The sequence above is drawn from the Ignavibacteriales bacterium genome and encodes:
- a CDS encoding cellulase family glycosylhydrolase, whose product is MKRRDFIKACGAISSLSIAGVGLNTSTLAVPKKSVVKFPRYRGFNLTEKAGGLSSRKFNEEDFEIIADWGLDFVRIPMSYWNWASKEDWFNINEDAFKDIDEAVELGRQYKIHVNLNMHRVPGYCINGRNLEQMDLFNDTPENMQKALNAVIYHWKVFARRYNGIPSTQLSFDLINEPPKMKDETRYVEIVKAIVEAIREEDPERLIVVDGKDIGRTPLFGIADLGLVQSTRGYDPMSVSHYTATWVPKEEFETFNFPTWPIKGDDGKLWDKDALKVKLIDSWQPLVDKGVSVHVGEWGCYNKTPHNVTLSWMRDILSLWKDAGWGYAMWNLKGDFGVLNSGRADVEYENYKGHKLDRQMLELLKEF
- a CDS encoding alpha-amylase family glycosyl hydrolase, whose product is MIQTKIILGNEKLFILESFPKFEFHISKEVRNKYNFSDELFSINGNVILADFHAVRLFVQKLNSKREVKDHVAAGHVNAAGLMDEIYHYLFRLYEVKVNPGVFKKALNHLNENLGEEKTRKVLFDFVSQFPSIDIYKGQISSFDYLNSITADRSNAEITLEEMILLFVANFNPANKKLIELFDENYLSEKELYKKVINSLDLFFKNEKKFGPENQDIFTLFKTPIINNPDNIEAQLDFIREKFGILLDEKFLKRILSSKDLIKEDYSLQFGGPGGAPTVVPQYKGGLDADFLTLGKSGYKYALDSTKDYSEHENFTQDTNWMPRVVVIAKNSYVWLDQLSKKYQRQIRTLDQIPDEELDQLARWNFNGLWLIGIWERSSASKKIKHIMGNIDAVSSAYSLYDYQIANDLGGEFAYNNLNERARSRGIRLASDMVPNHTGIFSKWVIEHPEYYIQSSYPPFPSYSFNGPDLSDDPTVQLRIEDGYWEKRDAAVVFQRIDIRNGDVRYIYHGNDGTNMPWNDTAQLNMIRKDVREAVIQKILDVARKFSIIRFDAAMTLAKKHFARLWYPEPGRGGDIPSRSDYAMTRDEFDKTFPEEFWREVVDRINIEMPDTLLLAEAFWLMEGYFVRTLGMHRVYNSAFMHMMMKEENSKYRDLISNTLEFEPEILKRYVNFMSNPDEETSIKQFGTDDKYFGVCALMVTLPGLPMFAHGQIEGFTEKYGMEYQRAYYHEVPNQWLVDRHQREIFPLMNRRYLFSQVANFWLFDFIDNYGGINENVFAYTNSERGERALIFYNNKYEFASGKIFSSSRKLMNNYGGQGIETKTISEVLKINPSPKHFYIFREHISNLQYIKTGNDIGQNGFYIELGAFKLLIYLDWREVYDESGEWEKLAWKLGNNGVPDMQYAFEEMKLEPVHYAFERMFDEEAIEGFIKTCVLEDEKARKEDRISFIDEKYFHLLSTIKHYFNLDYDLETIIEKFEAEIVAVRKLNRLLDDQFDHNKNSIYKEIHRAVQVSRDTNYHDNSIIYMLWLIVSNMKDLFPDQGSINKQNYVNVLLLDSPVKRILQKMGRGEYEIYHEINLLNIFQNSFDEMLEIFTQKEKKQIVSEATNPLIKEKKEGLLSLLDNDLVRNYLGVNEHEGIWYYSKENFEDFIDWIFTFASLKLMNCESDPEKTLEECLEEKTKVFKTYQVRLKGIIEKSKKAEYKLEELKALIL